The following are encoded in a window of Dehalococcoidia bacterium genomic DNA:
- a CDS encoding zinc ribbon domain-containing protein, translating into MPIYEYRCEDCQEKTAKLVRGFDAPDSISCPPHHLQRGVPQVAQHTVERA; encoded by the coding sequence ATGCCAATCTACGAGTACAGGTGCGAAGATTGCCAGGAGAAGACCGCCAAGCTGGTCAGGGGCTTCGACGCGCCTGATAGCATATCCTGCCCACCGCATCATCTCCAGCGTGGCGTTCCACAAGTCGCTCAGCACACAGTTGAACGAGCTTGA